Below is a window of Vibrio sp. SS-MA-C1-2 DNA.
ATCGTCACAACCGGTGGCACAGGTCCAGCTAAACGTGATGTGACCCCTGAAGCAACTGAAGCAGTTTGTGATCGTATGATGCCAGGTTTTGGTGAGCTAATGCGTACAGAGTCATTAAAGTTTGTACCAACAGCGATTCTTTCTCGTCAAACAGCAGGACTTCGTGGTGATAGCTTAATTATTAACTTACCAGGTAAACCAAAATCTATCCGTGAATGTTTAGATGCGGTATTTCCTGCGGTTCCTTACTGTATTGATCTGATGGATGGCCCTTTCCTTGAGTGTGATGAGTCAGTCATTAAGCCATTCCGTCCAAAAGCTAAATAGATCATTTAGATTTTAATTTGATGAAGCCCTTAATTTTATCTTCGCATGTAGAGATGAAATTGAGGGCTTTTCTTTTATTCTGTTTTTTCACTATACCCATTTCTTTTCTATTTCATTCCTCTTTAGTTTTAGCCGTAACTCAGCAAGGTTTATCGACTCAATCAAACTATGCAGTCATGAATCCGAGTGATCTATCAAATAATGATATCAAAGCCGGGGTTTGTGTTATTCGTGTCGGTAATACGTTGTTAATGGTTGATGAACTGATTACAGGTAAATTAGCACTGCCCGGTGGTGGCAGAGATAAAGGAGAGTCCCCAGCTCAAAGTGCAGAGCGAGAAGTCTTAGAAGAGATCGGTATTCGGGTCAATGCGGTGAGATTATTAATGGTTGATAATCAAGCTGCAATTTACAACTGTGTTAGCGATCAACCGATAGCGATTCTGCCTTCATTTTCTTCCTCTTCTTTATTTTCAGCGTCTCTTTATCAAGGTATTCTTGTCGCATCAGTTGGACAACATTACGGCATTGAGGTTAAGAATAGTCAGCTTATTAATCCCAACGCTATTTCATTACAGCAATATCGTTTTCCTGAGCAGTACCAACACCTTAATGTTTGGTTAAAAAATTCAATAGAGAGCAGAGTGAGTGAGAGTCACATTAATGCTTCTGGCTCTTTATTTGGCGATCAAGCGTTATATATAAACCATTACTTAATTGATTTACAAAGAACCATATTGAGTTGGTTGGACGATAATGTTCCAGACTATGTTGCTAACGAAATGCATGTTTATTTATTACGATTAAATGCTTTTTTTAGTCAAACTATTCTTGGTGCTAATCTTATTTTTTGGCTGGTTTTTACTTTATTATTGATGAAAAGAGTGATTGAAAAAGATCAAGAGTCTGCAATAAAGCATCAAAATCTGTTGCTCTTTTATACTTTATCATTATTGGTGGTCATTCCCGTTTTACAGCAATTTATCGCAAAATTGAGGCCATTCTATAGTGACAATACACTCCAACAGATCTCGGCTTGGGGTTACTCCTTACCGAATAGCACCACCTTATTATTAAGTTTTATTTTTATTCTGATCTATCGCTGTAACAAGGTAGCGGAAGAGAGGGGGTTTCTTAAAGTTGTGGCTGCCATTTTAATCTTTCAATCTTTTTTTGTTCTATTATTAGGTGTTAATGATGTGGTTGATATTGCGGTATCATTATTGTTTGGATCTATAGCGGCTGGGTTATATCCGTTGTTTCGTTGTTATTTTCCGACTTACTTTTTACCTTATTGTTGGCTAATACTGGCACTGATCGCTGGTTTCTTAGGGATCAAAACGCATCTGATTTCTCATTTGTGCATCATGGTTATTGCTATCTTTATTTTCTTAACTCAAATAAAAATGCAATTTGAATCTAAACAAAATAGGCTAGAACAGCATTATCGTTATTTACCCTTTATGGGTTTATGGCGCTTAATGGGTGTTGTGATAATAATAAGTTTTTTTAGTCTAGTTCAGTCACCATTCAGTGATGCGACCATCGTTATCCCCATCGATATTTTATCTGGATTAATATTCATTAATTGGATAACCAGTTGGGCGACAAGAAGTTATTTGTCTCTTTTTCGTTCGTCAGGTAAAGTGTCATAACGCTTAAGGTTGAGCAAAGAATACAAGGAATCGTTATGGCACTGGCTGAGCAACTGCCCACTCTCAAAGAACAACCCCAATTACCTATTTTTGTACAAGAGTATCTACAACAATTAGCTCTCACTGGATTTAGTGGCGACATAGAAACGTCATTTAGTAGTCGTTTAGCGGTAGCAACGGATAACAGTGTTTATCAAATAATTCCTCAAGCGATCTTATTACCAAAAACAACCTTAGATGTCTCTTTAATTGGTGAAATAGCCAAACAAGAACAATTCTCTGATGTGACATTCTCTCCACGAGGCGGCGGAACGGGGACTAATGGGCAATCATTAACCTTAGGTGTGGTTGTCGATCTATCTCGTCATATGAAACATATTATTGAGATTAATCTTGAAGAACAGTGGGTCAAAGTTGAAGCTGGCGTCGTCAAAGATCAACTTAATGATGTACTACGTCCACATGGATATTTTTTCTCTCCCGATCTCTCTACCAGCAATCGTGCAACGTTAGGTGGGATGATTAATACCGATGCATCTGGGCAAGGGTCACTCTACTATGGGAAAACCTCAGATCATGTTTTAGGACTAAAAGCGGTTTTAATTGATGGTTCGATTATTGATACCCAACCTTTAACTGAATTACAAATCAGAGAACAGAGTAGTGAACAGACACGAGCAAGCTCGGCAATGAAAGTCTCATCCGATGTTTGTCGTGATAATCGTGCTGAAATTGTTGCTAAATTCCCGCCGCTTAACCGATTTTTAACAGGTTATGATCTGCAACATCCTTATGATGAGGCAATGACGCATTTTGATATTGGTCGAATTCTTTGTGGTTCAGAAGGGTCTTTGGCTTTTATTACTGAAGCAAAACTTAATATTACACCGATTCCCACCGTCAGAAAGCTGATCAATATTAAATATGACAGCTTTGATTCTGCATTGCGAAATGCACCAATGATGGTTGAAGCGGATGCTTTGTCTGTTGAGACAGTTGATTCTCGCGTTTTGAATCTCGCAAAACAAGACATCGTTTGGCATTCGGTCAAAGAGTTGATTACCGATGTACCGGGAGCGGATCTGCAAGGGTTAAATATTGTTGAATTTGCGGGTAATTCAGAATCAGATATTCAACAGAAAGTGACTAAATTAACGGATAAGCTAGAGCTGATGTTGGAGAATCAACAAGCGGGAATTATTGGTTATCAATGTTGTGATGATCTCGCGAGTATCAATAAAATCTATGGCATGCGAAAAAAATCAGTGGGGTTATTAGGCGCGACAAAAGGACGTAAAAAGCCGATTGCTTTTACGGAAGATACGTGTGTGCCACCAGAAAATCTTGCTGACTTTATTGCTGAATTTAGAGAGCTACTTGATAGTCACAATTTGGCTTATGGGATGTTTGGTCATGTTGATGCTGGTGTACTTCATGTTCGTCCCGCTTTAGACCTCTGTGATCCACATCAAGAGCAACTCCTTCATCAAATCTCTGACCAAGTGGTACAACTGGTTTCTAAATATAAGGGATTAATGTGGGGAGAGCATGGTAAAGGTTTCCGCTCTGAATATGGACCTGAGTTTTTTGGTGATTCGCTTTTTTCTCAATTACGTCGGATCAAAACAGCGTTTGATCCCCATAATCAGATGAATCCCGGTAAAGTTTGTACTCCTTTAGATCGAAATGACAAGTTGGCATCAGTTAATGCGGTTAAACGTGGTTTTTATGATCGACAAATCCCCGTAACTGTTCGTGATAGTTTTAAGCAGGTTATGGAGTGTAACGGTAATGGTCTCTGTTTTAATTACGATAAAAACTCACCAATGTGTCCGTCAATGAAGGTGAGTGGTGACCGTCGTCAATCACCAAAAGGGCGAGCAACAATGATGAGGGAGTGGTTACGTCAACTTTCAGAGCAAGGGGTTGATATTAATGCTTTAGAGCAATCTGTTAGCCAAGGTCGTCCATCGATCAAACAGATTATTAATAAGTTCAAAGCAAATAAAAAGCGTGATCAATTTGATTTTTCTCATCAAGTATTAGAGGTGATGAATAGCTGCCTTGCGTGTAAAGCGTGTGCAAGCCAATGTCCAATTAGTGTGGATGTACCAAGTTTTCGATCTCGCTTCTTTAATCTCTATTACAGTAAATATCCACGTCCATTTAAAGATTACTTGGTTGCTAATGTTGAGAGCTATCTCCCATTAATGGCAAAGGCGGCTAAATGGTCAAATAAGGTCACTCAGAATAAATTAGTCAGTTATGTTACTGAAAACAGTATCGGTTATGTCGATACTCCTGAGCTCTCTATTCCAACGTTAACGCAGCAAATCAGCGATAACAATGGAATTATCGATTTTGATCTAGCGAAATTAAGAGAGTTATCATCAAGTGAACGAGAAAATTATTTACTGGTCGTTCAAGATCCGTTTACTAGCTATTATGATGCAGGTGTCGTGGCTGATTTTATGACATTGGCGGTTAAATTAGGTAAAAAACCTGTTTTATTACCCTTCAAACCTAATGGTAAAGCACAACATGTGAAAGGATTTTTAGCTCAATTTAAAACAACGGCTCAAACCACGGCTCAATTCTTGAATCAAGTTGCCAATTTAGGCATTCCTATGGTTGGAGTCGATCCTGCTTTGGTGCTTTGTTATCGTGATGAGTACCAAGAAATCTTGGGAGTGCTACGCGGAGAGTTTGCTGTTTTAACCGTTCATGAATGGCTGCAACCGAGATTGCCTAATATACCTAACCTTGTTGATTCAACGATGAGTTCAGCAACTACAGGTAATAACACCGAGAAAAATAACGGTAATGAGACTGAAAATAAACCTTGGTATCTTTTTGCTCACTGTACAGAAAAAACCAAACTCCCCAATGCTGAACAAGAGTGGGGTGCAATCTTTACCCATTTTGGCTTAACATTACAAACCGTTCCAGTAGGATGTTGTGGCATGGCAGGAACCTTTGGGCATGAGAAAGAAAACCGAAAAACCTCTCAAGATATTTACAATTTAAGTTGGAAACCTCAAATGGATTTGTTAGATAAAACGCGTTGTATGTCGACAGGCTACTCTTGTCGTAGTCAAGTTAAACGTTTTGAGGGTGTGAACTTTCAACATCCATTACAAGTATTACTGAGTAATATTTGAAGGAAGATTCCAGTGAACGCCTATCCCCTTCATACTTGAAGTTGCTAGGTTGTTGGCTGCACTCGTTCGCCCCAATCATAGAGTACTCCTATACTCATGGGGCCTCACTCATTGGCCGCCTACTAGCAACGCCAATTATTTTAGGCATAGAATATTTATTATGATTGTGATTCAGACAGAGAGCAAAGTGGTTTTTGTTTTCTGTTTGTATACTTAAAATAAGTCATTATAGCCATAAAACCAAAGTAAAAAAGAGATATAAAAATGGTCGACCCGATGTTTTGCACCATGCCAAAATTATAGCCATAATAAGTGGCGTAAATTAGTTTAATAAATAATCCCACCCCATAAAAGAGACTGATCTTATTATTATGAAGCAAGATGAATATAGCCATGCCAAATAAAATAACGAGAAAACTAAACGTTAAATATATAATTGAAGCAGGTTCTATTGGATAAGGTCTATTCGACGTTAATAATAATAAAAGAAGTGTAAAAATAGCAAGTTTTAATTCCGTTTTAACATTGAGCATTATTAAGGCAGCTTACTGGTAACATTTTAATTACCTTGATAATAGCATGGTTACTCTGATAATGTCGTTTTTATTGTCTCTAAACCAGTGGGTTAGGGGGTTTTATTTGAGAGTGTAAATACTGATGATTACAATTAATCATCAGTATCTATATCTTTCTATTAGTTATTTTGATTCTTTTATTCAACTGATATCACTAAGCTATTATTTTCTATTTTAAGCTGAGGCTGAGCATCTTTAATTAGTGATTCTGTTGTTTTTTTATCATTAAGTTTATAAATTGGTTTTTCAGACAAATAGAGTCGTAACATTGAAATAACAGGCTCAGTTATTTCTTTTGCTGTTGATCTATATTTCTCTGGCGTCACACTGAATGAATTTAACTCTAACTGTTTAAGATAAATAGCACCTTCGTCTTGATTATAAAATGGGATCGCGTCAAATCCAATATTGATATCTGTTTCCTTACTTGATTGCCCGAGCAATTGGACATTTGCGTGAATATCCGCAATCACATTAACTCTATCTTTATCTATTCTTCCTATCCCGACTTCGAGCTCTTTTATTTTAGCGTTTGCACTCATTAAACCAGGTACACCTACTGAATGGTCAAGCTTTACTTTTTGACTGAGGTACTGTTGGACTTCCGACTCAGAAACAGAATAGTTTGCACACCCTGATAAAAAAAGGACCAGGGTTACGAGTACCACTTTAATTGATTGAAAGTGACTGTCTGACTGAAAAACGAAGATATTTTTGATATTCATTTAATTGATAAACTCCATATAAAAATGATTCATGGTAACGGCGATTGATCGTGTATTAACTAATCATTATTAATGTTTATTTCCTGCCTCATTATTACAAATGACTCAATAAGGAGGAGTGATATTTTCAGTTGAATTACATACTGGTTGCTTTTATCAGTGTAGCGTAAAACTATGAATCATTTCTATTATCCGCAGTTTTTGAATAGCGTATTAGTTTTTTTAGCCATTATAAACCGATTAATCATTAAATATTTTTTATCATTAATTATGTTCTTATCAATTGTTTTTTCATCAATCGTTTCTTCATCTATCAAAATGGAAAATCAAGATCTAAAAATCAGTCGGCTATCTGATCAGGAACTTGGATTTGATGCTATTCCCTACATCACTGATCCAATGGTAAAGTCGATTTGTAATTATAGTTTTTATGGTGAGTTTTCATCTTGTCCCTATATTGTTGCTGGCGGGCGTTTATCATTATTAAATAGTAAAGAGTTACCGAGAGATTGGAATAGTGCCCCTGAATTGGCTCTAGGTTGGCAAGCGAGTGCTGGCTATCATTTTACGGAAAAATTATTTACTGAGTTGGCATATATTCAAGGTGGCGAGATGCCCGTTCACTCTGCAGGTAAGTTGGTTAGTTCAATTAAGTATAATGCTTATCAGTTAGATGCGGGCTACTTTTTTCTCAAGCCTATACCCGATTTAACATTTAACCCTTATATAAAAGCGGGGTTTGGTTATATCGATAACTCGGTTAAAAACAATGCATTTAACTACCGACAAAAACGTAAGGTCCAGTTGGTTTGGACTGGAGGGGTTCAATGGCGTCCACAAGGTTCATCTTGGTTTTTTCGTGGTGAGCTCTCTAGTTTTAACAGTGAGTTTATTGGTTTAAATATGATGGTTGGTCATTATTTTGGCTATTTATTGAAGTGATAATTTTGCGGTATCATTTTGATAATTGATACTGGTTTCGTCATCAATCAAATTGATAGATAGAGCAAAAATTTTGTTTTTATATTATTTAAGTTATTGTGATAGTGATCAAAATTAGTGAAATAGATAATTTATATATTTCATCATGACAATTTTTTATTGTCGTTGTAAATCACAAAATCTCTTAAATATTGCTTCGTTTTTTACAAGTGGTTCAGTTCTTGCAATGTTTACGTTAATGAAAAAAGTAATGAGTATTGGTGTGAGTAAAGGGAATGAAAGCATTAATAATATTTATTTAATTTTTATTAATTAAAAAAGGAATTAATGTGAATAAATTTGAACAGTTAGCGAAACCTGTCGCCAGAGTGGATGGTCTAGCGAAAGTAAAAGGGTCTGCAATCTACGGTAATGACATCAATATGCCAGGTATGCTTTATGGTGTGTGCCGTTATACCGATATTGTTGCAGGGAAAGTTGTAAACATAGATACTGAAGCGGCGAAGGCAGTTGACGGTGTAGTGAGAATTGCAACTTATCAAGATATTCCTGGAGACCCTAATGTCGGGGTTATGATCCGAGATTATCTACCACTAGTTAACGATGAAGTGGTTTTTAGTGGTGACGTTTTAGCCATCGTTGCTGCAGAAACATATGAGGCAGCATGTCGTGCTGCTGATTTAATTGACGTTGAATATGAAGCAAAACAACCTGTATCAGATCCTGTTGCTGCTCTTGATCCATCTTGTCGATGCGTCCATAGCGAAAAAGAGAACAACATTGTCGCAAAACATCATACAGTAAAAGGTGATATTGATGCTGGGTTTGCTCAATCAAAACATGTGATTGAACGTCGATTTGAAGTCGGATTTCAAGAGCATGCTTATATAGAACCAGAGTCAGTCACTGCGTACCCTGATCCAACATCGGGTGCACTTATTGTCGCAGGTTCGATTCAAAATCCTCATAAAGTTCGTGGGTTTATTGCGAGCTATTTAGATCTTCCTCAAGCGAATATTAATGTAAAACGCTCTGTGATGGGTGGCTCATTTGGTGGTAAGGATGACACCATTGACCACTTAGCTTGTCGTACTGCGCTAATGGCATCATTGACGAAACGACCAGTGAAATTTACTTATACTCGTGAACAATCAATTATTGAGAGTCCGAAGCGTCATCCATATATTATGGACTATAAAGTCGGTTTTGATGATGACGGTTCAATTACAGCAATGAAAATTAATATCATTGCTGACAGTGGTGCCTATGCGGCGGCAACCCCATTTGTCACATGGCGCAGCTCGGTACAGGCTGCGGGTCCTTACGAGATTGAAAATGTTCGTATCGATATTACCGGTGTTTATACCAACAACAGTTATACATCAGCAATGCGCGGTTTTGGTTCGCCACAGATTGTTTATGCCAATGAATCGCTTATGGATGAAATTGCTGAATATGTGAATATTTCTGCTTTCGACGTTCGTCAACGTAATGTTCTGAAGCAAGATAGCACCAGTATTACAGGTCAAGTATTTAACAAGCATACCGTTTCTGCTGATGAAGTGATGCAAAAAGCGATTGACGCATCAAATTATATTGAGCGTCGCAGAGAGTATGAAGCGTTTAATAAGCAGAAAAACCCGATTAAGAAAGGCATCGGTTTAGCATTGAGTTACCGTGGTTGTTCATTAGGCGCTGAAGGCGTGGATACGTCATCGGCACTTGTTTGTGTAAACCCAGATGGCAGCATCAATGTTTCAACGGGCGTGTGTGAAAACGGCCAAGGTCTGCAAACCACCATGGCATTGATTACCGCAGAAACATTAGGTGTTGATCTTTCTAGTGTGATCTTTACTGAACCCGAGACATCAATGATTACTGACGGTGGTCCAACGGTTGCTTCTCGCGGAACGATTACCGGTGGTAATGCAGTTAAGAATGCTGCTGAAATAGTGAAAAAGCGCATTTTTTCTGTGATTTCATCTATTGTTGCAGCTGATAAGTTAGAAGATACGGTGTGGAAAGAGGGCATGATTTTTAATGCTAACGATAGCACTAAATCAATCTCTTTTGCGGATGCGGCAGATAAAACCAAGTGGGCGGGGGTTAACCTTGCGGCTTATGGTTGGTTTGATCAACCAGAGATCTCTTGGAATGAAGAAGAGGGCAATGGTAGCCCGTATTTTACTTGGGTTTATGGTTGTCAGGTGGTTGATTTAACGCTTGATTCAAGTACCGGTAAAGTGACGGTTGATGATATCACCGCCGTTCATGATGTGGGTCAAGTGATTAATCCTGTTGGCTTTGAAGGTCAAGTTTCTGGTGGTATCGCTCAGGGTATCGGTATGGGTATTCTTGAAGATTACAATATTGCCCATGGTGAAGTGAAATCAGAAAACTTCGATAGTTACCTACTACCAACGATTAAAGATGTTCCACCAATTAATGTGATTGCGGTTGAAAACCCAGATCCAGGTGGCCCATTTGGAGCAAAGAGTATTGGTGAACCAGCAACTGAGTTAGTGGCTGCTGCAATTAACAATGCAGTGGGCTTTGCAACCAATACTCGTCATCGTCAATTACCATTAACCTTAGAGCAAGTGACTTTAGGTTATAACCTGAAGAAGCCTGCTCGTCAAAGTGAGATTCTAGCTTCAACAGGTGATAAGAAGCAGGTTCATCGTCTGAATCAACTCTCTATTCAGAATCCTGCAAGCTTAACAGAAGCATTAACATTGCTTGCGGAAGGAAAAGGGAAATTAATTGCTGGTGGTACAGACGTGCTTGTTCAAGGGCGTTTAGAAAATAAACCACAAAGTTTAATTAATATTGCGGGTATGAAAGAGTTAACTCAAATTACAGAAACAGCAGAAGCAATTATCATTGGTTCTGGTGTCGTCTTTAATAAGTTAACTGACCATCCATCAATTCAAGAGTGTTTCCCGCTATTAGCAACAGCGTGTCATACCGTCGGTTCAAACCAGATCCGTAACCGTGCAACTGTTGGCGGAAATATTGTTAATGCGGCACCTTGTGCTGATTCTGTTCCACCTTTAGTTATATATGGTTCAGAAGTTGAATTAACACGTTTTAATTTGAGTACCCAAGCAATAGAAAGTCGCTGGTTAGCTCTGGATGACTTTATTATCGGTGGGTATCGTACTTTATTACAACAAGATGAGATTTTAACGGCCGTTAAGATTTCAAAAGGAATGCCAACTCATGTTCAGCAACGTTACAGCCAACTTGGTCGTCGCAATGCATTGAATATCACACGTCAAAGCTTAACCGCTACGATTGGTGTGAATAAACAGGGGATTGTTGATTACTGTCGTCTTGTGGATGGAGCATTATTTAGCAAGCCACAGCGACTACATATTATTGAAGAAATTCTTTTAGATCAGCCACTAAATCAACAAACAATGGCGATAGCTGTCAGTGGTTTAAGTGACATGATAGAAGAGGCAATTGGTGGACGTTGGTCTGCTCCGTATAAGAAGCCAGTATTTATTAATATGTTTAACGATCTACTTAATGAGTTCATTCAAGAATAATAAGGTATAAAAAATGACACAAATTACATTAACAATTAACGATGAACAGATGACAGTAGATGTTGATGGTAATGTTCGTTTATTGGATTTTGTTCGCGATAAGCTGCAATTAACAGGGACCAAAGAAGGTTGTGCTGTTGGAGAGTGTGGTGCATGTACTGTGATAATGAATGGTGATTCTGTCTGTTCATGCATGGTGTTAGCTGCACAATGTGATGGTGCTGTAATTACAACTATCGAAGGGGTGGCTGAAGATCCATTAGCAAAAGCGTTACAAGATTCTTTTGTTGAAACAGGCGGTGTGCAGTGTGGTTTTTGTACTCCGGGTGTATTAATGAGCTCAAAAGCGTTATTAGATAAAACACCAGAGCCAACAGATGAACAGTTAATGGATGCACTTGAAGGTAATTTATGCCGCTGTACTGGATATCAACCTATTATCAAATCGATAAGAGCTGTTATTGAAGCTTAATTGATTTGCCATAAAGGCCGCGTTCTGTGGCCTTTATTATATAACCTATTGGATTTGATTGAGATAGTGGTTAGCTATTTAATGTATATGTTTAAGGAAAACAAACATGAAGCTACTTTATACCCTAGATGAAAAACCGCCACATGGTTTAACCTTACTTTTAGCCTTACAGCACATGCTTGCTTCTATTGGTGGTATTGTCGCTGTACCTTTAATTGTGGGGGGATCTATCGGATTACCACCAAATGAAGTTATAAATTTAATCTCTGCTGCCCTGTTTGTATCTGGTGCAGTCACAATTGTTCAATGTCTTGGTATTGGTCCTTTCGGTGTGCGTTTACCTGCTGTTATGGGCTGTAGTTTTGCTTTTTTAGGAACCTGTATTGCTGTAGGCCAAGAACACGGAATGAGTGGCATCATGGGTGCATCCCTTGTTGGTTCTTTAGTTGTTGTTTTTTCAAGTTTTTACATGGTTCAGTTACGTAAGTTATTTCCAAGTCTTGTCAGTGGTGTCGTTGTGACCTTAATTGGTTTGACAATTCTTCCCGTTGCAATGGATTGGATCGGTAATGCACCGATTGATAGTCCTGAGTTTGCACAGCCAAAGAATATTTTCTTAGCCTTCGTGTCATTAGCGATTGTGATGGCTGTTTCTGTTTACTGTAAAGGCGCAATAGCGGCTTCTGCCATTGTTATCGGTTTAGTTGGTGGATACCTCATTGCCATTCCGATGGGGATGGTTGATGTTGCGAGCATTGGAGAAGCTCAATGGTTTGCAACGCCAAAGCCATTAAAGTATGGATTGAGTTTTTCAATTCCAGCCATTATTAGTATGAGTTTAGTTTTTATTGTCGTTGTGGCAGAAGCGATGGGTGATTTTGTTGCCCTTGGTGCAAACTGTCATAAAAATTTAGATGGTAAAGATCTTAAACGTGGACTGATTGTTGATGGTCTCGGCAGTACTTTTGGTGCCTTAATGTCAGCAATGCCAGTAGCAAATTTTGCTCAAAATGTCGGTATTGTTGGTTTAAGTGGTGTCGCAAGTCGATTTGTGGTTGCCGTAACAGGTGGGTTACTGATTGTTGCTGGTCTTTTCCCTAAATTTGCCGCGTTAGCGATTACTATTCCACCTCCAGTTTTAGGTGGTGTTGGTTTTGTGATGTTTGGCATGATTGCTTATGCTGGTATTCGAATGATGGTTCAGGCGGCTGACTCTCGTCGAAATGCGATTGTTGTCTGTGTTGGTTTAGCTTCTGGTCTTGCAGTGACTATGCGCCCAGAACTTTTAAATCACTTTCCTGATGATCTAAAAATGATCTTTCATTCAGGTATCACAACAGGCACTGCAGCGAGTGTTGTTCTGAATTTAATCTTACCTAAAGATAAAGAGATCGACAGCGAAAATGATAATGCCGAATTAACTGCAAAATCAATACTGGTTAAAAACAAGAAAGTTTCCCAAATCCCAACGGAAGCATAATTAATATGCAACCTTTATTAATTTAATCCTTATTGGTTAATAAAGGTTAGTCAATTTTATTTATTTCAATCTTATCATTTAATTGGGTTCTTTCTTTTTTCAATAATATTTATTTTTATTAATTATAAAATAAATATTTGAATGAATTTACTTCTTTCTCTTGTTAAATAATAGATTAAAAAAGAAAGGTTAATTTTAATAATACCTAAAATAATTGACTAAGGAGGTCTATGGCAGAGTAAATAATAAACAACAGGTTCAATAACAGGGTAATGAAAGATAAAAAGATCACTCATCAATTAGTGAGTGAAATATAGATTTTGTTCGTGATTAATCGACAGGTTAATGACTATTTTTTCTCAATGGTAAATACCGTAAAGTCAAGGATAGTAAAACATGAAGTTACTTTATACTCTAAATGAAAAACCACCGTTTGGCGTGAGCCTTTTTTTAGCACTACAACATATGTTGGCCTCGATTGGCGGTATTGTTGCAGTTCCACTTATTGTAGGAGGAGCGATTGGATTAGCTCCTGCAGATATCGTTAGTTTGATTTCCGCTGCCTTGTTTGTTTCAGGGGTAGTGACCATTATTCAATGTCTTGGTTTTGGAAAGCAATTTGGTATCCGTCTTCCTGCTGTAATGGGCTGTAGCTTTGCCTTTTTAGGCACATCAATTGCTATAGGCTTACAACATGGTATTGCAGGCGTAATGGGGGCAGCATTAGTTGGCTCTTTTGTCGTGATTATTGCAAGTTTTTATATGACGCAAATTAGAAAGCTTTTCCCTAATTTAGTAAGTGGTGTCGTGGTTACTTTAATCGGTTTAACCATACTTCCAGTTGCAATGGATTGGATTGGAGATGCACCCGCGGGAAGCGCAGAATTTGCTCAATTAGAGAACATCTTTTTAGCTTTTATCTCTTTAGCCATTGTCATGGCGGTTTCTGTCTATTGTAAAGGTGCGATTGCAGCATCAGCAATTGTTATTGGTCTGGTTGGGGGA
It encodes the following:
- a CDS encoding outer membrane beta-barrel protein, with the protein product MFLSIVFSSIVSSSIKMENQDLKISRLSDQELGFDAIPYITDPMVKSICNYSFYGEFSSCPYIVAGGRLSLLNSKELPRDWNSAPELALGWQASAGYHFTEKLFTELAYIQGGEMPVHSAGKLVSSIKYNAYQLDAGYFFLKPIPDLTFNPYIKAGFGYIDNSVKNNAFNYRQKRKVQLVWTGGVQWRPQGSSWFFRGELSSFNSEFIGLNMMVGHYFGYLLK
- a CDS encoding molybdopterin cofactor-binding domain-containing protein: MNKFEQLAKPVARVDGLAKVKGSAIYGNDINMPGMLYGVCRYTDIVAGKVVNIDTEAAKAVDGVVRIATYQDIPGDPNVGVMIRDYLPLVNDEVVFSGDVLAIVAAETYEAACRAADLIDVEYEAKQPVSDPVAALDPSCRCVHSEKENNIVAKHHTVKGDIDAGFAQSKHVIERRFEVGFQEHAYIEPESVTAYPDPTSGALIVAGSIQNPHKVRGFIASYLDLPQANINVKRSVMGGSFGGKDDTIDHLACRTALMASLTKRPVKFTYTREQSIIESPKRHPYIMDYKVGFDDDGSITAMKINIIADSGAYAAATPFVTWRSSVQAAGPYEIENVRIDITGVYTNNSYTSAMRGFGSPQIVYANESLMDEIAEYVNISAFDVRQRNVLKQDSTSITGQVFNKHTVSADEVMQKAIDASNYIERRREYEAFNKQKNPIKKGIGLALSYRGCSLGAEGVDTSSALVCVNPDGSINVSTGVCENGQGLQTTMALITAETLGVDLSSVIFTEPETSMITDGGPTVASRGTITGGNAVKNAAEIVKKRIFSVISSIVAADKLEDTVWKEGMIFNANDSTKSISFADAADKTKWAGVNLAAYGWFDQPEISWNEEEGNGSPYFTWVYGCQVVDLTLDSSTGKVTVDDITAVHDVGQVINPVGFEGQVSGGIAQGIGMGILEDYNIAHGEVKSENFDSYLLPTIKDVPPINVIAVENPDPGGPFGAKSIGEPATELVAAAINNAVGFATNTRHRQLPLTLEQVTLGYNLKKPARQSEILASTGDKKQVHRLNQLSIQNPASLTEALTLLAEGKGKLIAGGTDVLVQGRLENKPQSLINIAGMKELTQITETAEAIIIGSGVVFNKLTDHPSIQECFPLLATACHTVGSNQIRNRATVGGNIVNAAPCADSVPPLVIYGSEVELTRFNLSTQAIESRWLALDDFIIGGYRTLLQQDEILTAVKISKGMPTHVQQRYSQLGRRNALNITRQSLTATIGVNKQGIVDYCRLVDGALFSKPQRLHIIEEILLDQPLNQQTMAIAVSGLSDMIEEAIGGRWSAPYKKPVFINMFNDLLNEFIQE
- a CDS encoding (2Fe-2S)-binding protein, which produces MTQITLTINDEQMTVDVDGNVRLLDFVRDKLQLTGTKEGCAVGECGACTVIMNGDSVCSCMVLAAQCDGAVITTIEGVAEDPLAKALQDSFVETGGVQCGFCTPGVLMSSKALLDKTPEPTDEQLMDALEGNLCRCTGYQPIIKSIRAVIEA
- a CDS encoding nucleobase:cation symporter-2 family protein produces the protein MKLLYTLDEKPPHGLTLLLALQHMLASIGGIVAVPLIVGGSIGLPPNEVINLISAALFVSGAVTIVQCLGIGPFGVRLPAVMGCSFAFLGTCIAVGQEHGMSGIMGASLVGSLVVVFSSFYMVQLRKLFPSLVSGVVVTLIGLTILPVAMDWIGNAPIDSPEFAQPKNIFLAFVSLAIVMAVSVYCKGAIAASAIVIGLVGGYLIAIPMGMVDVASIGEAQWFATPKPLKYGLSFSIPAIISMSLVFIVVVAEAMGDFVALGANCHKNLDGKDLKRGLIVDGLGSTFGALMSAMPVANFAQNVGIVGLSGVASRFVVAVTGGLLIVAGLFPKFAALAITIPPPVLGGVGFVMFGMIAYAGIRMMVQAADSRRNAIVVCVGLASGLAVTMRPELLNHFPDDLKMIFHSGITTGTAASVVLNLILPKDKEIDSENDNAELTAKSILVKNKKVSQIPTEA